The Acipenser ruthenus chromosome 30, fAciRut3.2 maternal haplotype, whole genome shotgun sequence genome includes the window ttttcttcttttcttttttttaactgtgattGGGGTTTGACTTGAGACGCTGCTGTAAGATGCCTCTTGTCAGACAAAAGGTTGTAAATTGAGTTTAAACTTTGAAATTAGTCCAGAAAGTTAATGTTGCATCCATTTTAATGTGAGCCCCATTTACTGTCAGTTTGTGAGACCAGGCTGGACAAACTGGCCACTATCTATCCAGATGTATTACGTAGAGTGGCAGGGTTGTGTCTCCCCAGTTTCTATTCACTATAATTTGGTTCTTTAGATACCAAATGTAAGTTCCTGTCCTTTTTCAAAAAAGAATAGACTTTTATTTAAACtaataatgaaatgttttttatgtgtatttgagacaaattcttttttttttcagtcctaTCAAGTTGTTTCAAAGAAAAGGATGAGCTTCTCAGGGATTACTTGTTTCCAGTCTGTAATTTTTGTGATAGGATCCTAAGATTCTACCAGATTCACATCAGCAGAATACCTTTGTGTGTATTGTAAAAAGTGGTAACCTGCTTTCAGATACTGAAGCAAATTTGTAGGACTGACCTTGTTTTAATGGTAAAACCGCTGTTACTTATTTTAGCTTTAACCCAACCCCTGTTCAGTTGAAAACCAAAAGCAGCATCTACATTTCAGTTGTCTGTTTGTTGCTTGTAGGGTGTAGGACATTTCCATTGTGCTTCATctgaattgtatcattttttattgttttcatttcaaatgtttgTATGCTACCATTTAAAAAGTTGTAAATAAAAAGTTgtattctgctttttttttaaatcatgttttctgtttctgttttttcaagCCAGCACAAAGGTGTTTTCTGTTACACAAATTCTACCTATTAGCCTGTCCTCCTGCACTCTACTAAATCTTAAGGTTGATTCTTGAAAGTGATGGCAGCTGTGTAAGGAAGTTTGATAACTTCTTAGACTGCCAAGTTGAACAGCATTGTTACCTAAGGCTCATACTTGAGCTGTACACAAAGCTTGGACAAAACTAGTCTTCCATGTACTAAATTTAACATAGTCGTATCTCGGATAGGTGGCTCTGACCGAACATGCATGGAACTACATTTCACAGCAACGCTATGCCATCACTGGGAATAAAATGTCCTGTTCTGTACTGTGCAGAAATAGTAATGTTCATGATTTTCTGTTCCGCGGTCCTGGCAGCTCCACATAACTAGCTTTGTGGACTACAAGGTCAACAAACATACACAGGGATCTGTACTTCAGATGCATAATGTTAAACCAAATACTTGAACACCAGGTaacttaaatgaatacattagtGACATTTTCAAATAAGCTAACTTAAATATTATTGTTTTGTGAGCAATTCGGACAACTGCTGTTGCAAATCAAGACTGAAAGGAAACAAAAATACGCTGAAGTATTAACATCCGTCCAGTAGGTGGTGTTAGTAGATCTAATTATGACTTTAAAAAGCTCAGACGTAGAAGTCATCCAGTGTCCCATATTCCGTTGCAGTCAAACGGAAGTCCGCCATTTGCGACAGGAAGTTGCTGAGCTAGAGCGTGTGGTGTCCGTTCGCAGAGAAAAGAGCACGGTGCGGAAAGAGAGTCAACAGCTTTTCCTAAAAGTATCTATTAAATTAATTCATAACATCAAGCGGGAGGATACACACGCATTTCCACAGCCATGGCGTACCGAGGCCAAGGACAGAAAGTCCAGAAGGTTATGGTGCAGCCGATTGTATCCTTTTGTACCAAAGAAGAGCGGGTTCTGGTATATAAATAATATCGAAAGGCTGCCTACACTGCAGCGCTACCAGTAGCAACACTAAACTGCAAGTTACTTGTGAACGCTAACAGTACACCTCTCTGAATTGTGttccattattttatatttatccaGAAACGTTCGTTTGTGTAGCACCAGATCaaacattcaaataaaagtaCGTTTGAATGAACCTACGCCGCCGTTTCTTATTCCTTGTCTTTTACAGAACAGTTTGAAGGCCgcggtttgtttttttggttttttttttatttattattgtgtctTGTTTGTAGTCTGCTAATatacatgtaaaaatacatttactccAGTGTCCGTAGTGAGTTCCAGTTGCAGAAGCAAATGGAAGCACGCAACACCACAAGTAGGTCTTGTTTGAAACCAAACATAACCGTCGCAGTGGGGCTGGTAACAATGGTCTCAGATTTATGTATGTACTGGATTCATTTCGGTGATATGGTTTTTGATCTGGGTACCAGGTGATGTTTAGCTTAGGGTTTCAGTGTTTTGCGTGGTTTTCCTTAACTTGTCTTTCACAGAATCTTATCTTTCGGTACCTTCAGAATGTGAGTATACATTATTAATCTGCTTTTTTAATTACTACGGTATATTCATGATCATGTACCGCAGCCATGGTGCTGATGTTGATTCTGTCCAGTAACTCTAGTGTTGTGTAAATGTGTTTGACCGCCTCTTTCATGCTGTAGCAGATAAGGGCATGGATAAACTTGATACTGGAGATTTCTGTAAATAATGTTACGATTTTAACTGATCAAAACAACCTGTTACCCCTACCTGAGAACCATACATGGACATTTCTTGTGATATGCAGGTGATGATACTGACAACTGTAATGTAATGACAGTAATAACAGAGGTTGTGTGTGTTACTGACAGACCTTCGTTTTGTTTCTTTTCCTCCAGCGCTCCAGAATTCAGGTGTGGTTGTATGAGCAGGTGAACATGCGGATAGAAGGTTGTATTATTGTAAGTGGGttgtgtttttattgaaattgtttttaatggtggaaaaataaatCTCCTTTTTGGAAGCATCTAACAGGTCAAAGCAACAGGTAATGTAAAATCTAAGCAAGCGATCAAAAGGTGGTTCAAGGTAAATCAACGGACTGCTTTTTCTGAGTAGTTCTAATATATAGTTTTATGAGAAATGCAGTGGTACTGTAAAAGTAGTGCATTTAGAAATCCCTTCCACAGAATAGCATTAGCTGCGTATGTTCCAAATCATGTTTTCTTGTTTAGGCGAACACTTCCCATGTTGCCTGTCCGGGTGTAAATGCATGCGTTGATTTTGTGCCTGGTCTTTTTCAGGGTTTCGATGAATACATGAACTTGGTGCTTGATGACGCAGAGGAGGTCCACATGAAAACGAAAGCCAGGAAAACTCTCGGTAAGTTTCTGTGTACACTGGACTGCTGAGCATAGTGGGTGGCTGTGAGTTCATACAGTCCCACAGCAAACTTACAAGTGGGTATGACTGCAGAAGCTATGCACTCAGGTTTTCCACTGTCCAGGAAACTATTAAGTTGTTTCCATGTGCAATAAGATGCAGCATTGTATTTAATTAGAAATCCTTGCTCATAAGGGTGAAACTATTTGTAATGTTGAAATACGTTCTGAAACCTAATGAGCGAAGGCAACCATTAGATGCAAtgtggatttgttttttaaaaccgtGTCATGTGAAAGTAATGTAATTAAATCCATTGCACCCTGCATGAAGAAATAAAGTTGTTATTTCAGTGATATTTTACACCTAGTAGTTTACATGAATCATTTATCTTTTTTTGCAGGTCGGCTTATGATAAAAGGAGACAATATCACCTTATTGCAGAGTGTTGCTGTCTAGTGCGCACCAAGCTGCTTCACTGCTGAGTAGCATCCCCAGGGCTGTGGAGTCACATGTGAAGATATAATGATTTGAATGCggataatatttgtattatttttgtactgACTGTTGGAGCTCCAAGTCACATTTACTTGTGTATCAGTGCTGGTCATGTCACCACCACTGGGATCATGTTCACTGGTTATGTGTGTTCCTTGCTCGTTTGTGTTACAATAAAGATTTTTGGTTGGTTTTCTTTGAGTCTTGTTAATGTGTGTAATCTTTATTTAGCCTCTGATGGCCAGATTATCATTTATTTggctgatgcctttatccaaggcgacttacagatgtCACAATGCAAGATTAATGATTGAACAGCATGCCACCAAGCAGGTTGCACTTGTGAAAGGAGAAGAACGTTGCTGAAGATGCAAGACGAAGTCAACAACGACCCTCTTGAGTTGCTTCTTGCAGTTTCATCAACAGTGTTTTAAACCACTTTAGAATCAGTCTAAGTACCCTGCTGTTCCTAAGAGGATATTGGTGTCTCCTATAAACACCTTCTGCTTTGCCATATCCTCCACTCTTATTATTGGAAGCAGATTGGTTTTCATGTGGAGTCTGACAAGTATGAATTTAGTTGATCCAGGACCTGAGCCACCTGTATGTACTTGTTTGTCatctgcagagaaaaaaaaagtagtttttcaGCAGTATCATTTCTTTatcaacctgtgtgtgtgtatatatatatatatatatatatatatatatatatatatatatatataaggaagcAAAGGCTGGAAATTAAATGATGAGACAAAAGCTATTAGGGCAGTCACCAATTGTCCAGGTCTCTAATTGTAAAAGTTATATGAAGTCGTTTGGAGCTTTGACCACCAGGGGGTTCCCTAAACTGCTTTGTTGCAACCTATAATAGCCTGTACAAATGAAGCCTCTTAGCTTATCCATTTCACAGGTTAAGACTTTATACAGAAAATAGGTATAGATATAGTGTGATTAAGTTTTAACCTTGTGCAGAATCGCATTATTTCCCATGCACCTAGCAGCAACAATACAATGTAATGCTGTTGTCTCCATCATGACGAAAGCGTGCATCGTTTAAAATGGGTCTGGTGCAGTGCAGAATCAAAGTGTCAGAAAAtccagcagtatatatatatagagagcaTACAAATGTGTGCTATTACTGTCTATATTAGTTTTCTGGGTCCTTTAAGCAAAACTATTTAGGTATGTATCCTTGTTACTGAGTGGAACTGTAAGAAACAGTTTTTTAGAGTGACTTCTGATTGAAACGTTGTAAATTTATAGCTTGCTAAGTTAGTATGGCACTACACAGGCACTCAGTAATTTGTTTAAACGCTTACTCCTCAGTATATTTAAATCCTTTTGGGTGGGAAATTACATAATGTTACAAACTGTTATGATTGTGTggttaaagtttatttttctgctgggacaaatattcaaaaAATATTCCTTGAAAAGTTAAAAGAGCATATCAGGTACTATAACAGGATTTCTTAAAGACTGTCAAAGAAACCATGCAAAAAGtcttatgaaataaataaaaccattctGCTGGACAGTCGACAGTTCCCTTCTTTATAAGCTGATTTGATGGGGGGGTACCAGGGTTTATTCCTAGGAGatgttttaactgtaatatgtcaCTAATTATATAGATTcagctaattaaaaatgaaaaaatatctGAATATTGGTTTGAAtcttgaaagaatattcaaacatcaAAAACCTGTTCATCCCTCGAGTTATAAAATCTCTGACCTCCCAGTCAAAAACTTTCTGAACAAGCCCTATAGAAACAAGCTGTCCCCTTTCCTTGAAGCTCCCAGCAGTAGATATATTGCACAGCGAGGGCTTTGTGTTTGTGGTGCATCCTgcttcctttaaaaacaaatgtatatatcTCGAGATAGAAGCAGAGAGAGCACTCTGCGGTGCTCTGTCAGGCAGTTTCACTTTGCTGAAgagggagtgttttttttttttattaccgagGAAGTATGATAAAAATCTGCAGTAGCTCGGAGGGTCGGGAGCTCATGAGCTCAGGGAAGGGGGGGCTGTGAGGTGGGGGCTCTGCGGCAGGAACCTTCTCTATCAGCGAGGAAGCTGAACCGGAGAAACCTGTCAGAAGAAAGAGATTCCTAACTACGCCACCACAAGCTTAGGGTGTGGAGATCTAGCTGTTTCTGCATGCTTagttttttatatcattttttatcACAGATcagcaggttttgttttttagttccACCTGTCTTGTCTCTATTGCAGGAGAGCAATGGGAGTGCAATTAAAAAACTGATTTAGCAAAGGGACAAACTTGCACATCATGGGGtgcctctctttccctctcctgTAGAGCTATGAGAGGAATTGGCTACTCTTACTGTGCTAAGATGTGAGCTGATCTCTAGACA containing:
- the LOC117397699 gene encoding small nuclear ribonucleoprotein E, giving the protein MAYRGQGQKVQKVMVQPINLIFRYLQNRSRIQVWLYEQVNMRIEGCIIGFDEYMNLVLDDAEEVHMKTKARKTLGRLMIKGDNITLLQSVAV